From the Amblyraja radiata isolate CabotCenter1 chromosome 14, sAmbRad1.1.pri, whole genome shotgun sequence genome, one window contains:
- the dnajc28 gene encoding dnaJ homolog subfamily C member 28 — MLAAKKTWVMTCLRGARMFSGHGPRCKSLQDCYNLLNVQENCNHNEAKEAYVKLVKLYHPDSGSDGGDPLKFMQVEEAYKAVVKHLAEKGKTESDQGLNDEEEEESKYLAPQHRQYLSFEGVGIGTPSQREKQYRTFRVNRATDQVLDYRKQKLEAQDQQNTMMAMDIQQSKKIIITQAVERLVEDLIQESMARGDFDNLSGKGKPLQKFLQYPYIDPMTHNLNRILIDNGYQPEWIVRQKEINETIEKLRNDILGYRKKLGQPLTHYTLEHWNLNCEQFRNDIKELNKTVDKFNLIVPLLNRQMLHFDQDKELAVILKKYDVLMEANKANSDIIGQPTKESSTQNSLFNWIKHFLKYNQRVR; from the coding sequence ATGTTAGCTGCAAAGAAAACCTGGGTTATGACTTGCCTTCGCGGTGCTAGGATGTTCTCGGGTCACGGACCAAGATGCAAAAGCCTCCAGGACTGTTACAACTTGCTTAATGTACAGGAAAATTGCAACCACAATGAAGCAAAGGAGGCTTATGTCAAACTTGTCAAGTTGTATCATCCGGATAGTGGCTCTGATGGCGGAGATCCTCTAAAATTCATGCAAGTGGAAGAAGCTTACAAGGCTGTTGTTAAGCATTTAGCAGAGAAAGGAAAGACAGAGTCTGATCAAGGATTGAatgatgaagaagaagaagaatccaaATACCTGGCACCTcagcacagacagtacctgagctTTGAGGGTGTTGGCATTGGAACACCTAGTCAAAGAGAGAAACAATACAGAACGTTCAGGGTCAATCGTGCAACAGATCAGGTGTTGGATTATAGAAAACAGAAACTAGAGGCTCAGGATCAGCAAAATACAATGATGGCGATGGATATACAGCAGAGCAAAAAGATAATAATAACCCAAGCAGTGGAACGGTTGGTGGAAGACCTCATACAAGAGTCGATGGCCAGAGGCGATTTTGATAACCTTAGTGGTAAAGGAAAaccactgcaaaagtttttacaaTACCCATACATTGATCCCATGACACACAATCTGAACAGGATACTCATAGACAATGGATATCAACCAGAATGGATTGTCCGGCAAAAAGAAATAAATGAAACAATTGAGAAGCTAAGAAATGACATACTGGGTTACAGGAAAAAGCTCGGTCAACCCCTGACTCACTACACTCTGGAACATTGGAACCTAAACTGTGAGCAATTCAGAAATGATATCAAAGAACTTAATAAAACTGTAGATAAGTTCAATTTAATCGTGCCTCTGTTGAACAGACAGATGCTACACTTTGACCAAGATAAAGAACTTGCTGTCATATTGAAAAAATATGATGTGTTAATGGAAGCAAACAAAGCCAATTCAGATATTATTGGACAACCAACTAAGGAAAGTAGTACACAAAATAGCCTGTTTAATTGGATTAAACATTTCCTGAAATATAATCAGAGGGTGAGGTGA